In the Paraburkholderia acidisoli genome, one interval contains:
- a CDS encoding ABC transporter substrate-binding protein, giving the protein MKRMNVRVGAIAAAVAAAVTGIAVQGPAQAAEPVTVYQAFQSIQYLPLYVAIDKGIFAKNGLDVKKVTAGSGAAGVAAVIGGHADFSLQDPMTAVLANLKGASVISVANVVAGVPVWVIAPPDAGVHAPGDMANKSVAVALPPSTSTYLLQGLIKDQKIEKVALNTVQLGTELAPVSAGRSQAAAVYEPQADTGIAQGYKIVYGFPKAYPGGYAFSTLDALASTLKDKPKMVAAFVKSIGEAEALIHQSPQTAKDVAKSEFPSLDAKIVEAAVGRLIDQNIYAPKPEISEQAFRNALNLQESIGNIKPGSVTYAGSVDNSFAAALK; this is encoded by the coding sequence ATGAAACGGATGAACGTGCGCGTGGGCGCGATCGCGGCGGCAGTGGCAGCCGCCGTCACGGGGATCGCTGTGCAAGGGCCCGCGCAGGCGGCCGAGCCGGTGACGGTGTATCAGGCATTCCAGTCGATCCAGTATCTGCCGCTCTACGTGGCGATCGACAAGGGCATCTTCGCGAAGAACGGTCTCGACGTGAAGAAGGTCACGGCGGGCAGCGGCGCGGCCGGCGTGGCGGCCGTGATCGGCGGTCATGCGGACTTCTCGCTGCAGGACCCGATGACGGCCGTGCTCGCCAATCTCAAGGGCGCGAGCGTGATCAGCGTGGCGAACGTGGTGGCGGGCGTGCCGGTGTGGGTGATCGCGCCGCCCGACGCGGGCGTGCATGCGCCCGGCGACATGGCGAACAAGAGCGTGGCCGTGGCATTGCCGCCGTCGACCAGCACGTATCTGCTGCAAGGGCTCATCAAGGATCAGAAGATCGAGAAGGTCGCGCTCAACACGGTGCAGCTCGGCACGGAACTCGCGCCCGTGAGCGCGGGCCGCAGCCAGGCGGCGGCCGTGTACGAGCCGCAGGCCGACACGGGCATCGCGCAGGGTTACAAGATCGTCTATGGCTTCCCGAAGGCGTATCCGGGCGGCTATGCGTTTTCCACGCTCGACGCGCTCGCCTCTACGCTCAAGGACAAGCCGAAGATGGTGGCCGCGTTCGTGAAGTCGATCGGCGAGGCCGAGGCGCTCATTCATCAGTCGCCGCAAACGGCCAAGGACGTTGCGAAGAGCGAGTTTCCCTCGCTCGACGCGAAGATCGTGGAGGCGGCCGTGGGCCGGTTGATCGACCAGAACATCTACGCGCCCAAGCCCGAGATTTCGGAGCAGGCGTTTCGCAACGCGCTCAATCTCCAGGAGTCGATCGGCAATATCAAGCCGGGCAGCGTGACGTACGCGGGCTCTGTCGACAATTCGTTTGCCGCCGCGCTGAAATAA
- a CDS encoding ABC transporter permease codes for MSDVAISSNAPVRRRAKPRHAAKFGTTGAVALIVIALVGLWQVAVTAGWINGKLLGSPEGIWLAAQQGLNGGTLVSDTLVTLYETVLGLVVGSGLGIALGLLLWFVPRVSGVAEGLSVILNSIPKIALGPLIVIWFGSDMTSKVWLAGISTFAVAMISSCAAAREVDKDLLNLFRSFNAKPSMIFTKLILPGAMPWVFSTLRVNIGFALIGAVVGEYIASQAGLGHEVFVAGSLFDLNTVWLGIIVLTLMATLLSWVVQFTESKVISWKAKR; via the coding sequence ATGAGCGACGTAGCGATCTCCAGCAACGCGCCGGTGCGCCGGCGCGCGAAGCCGCGCCACGCGGCGAAATTCGGCACCACGGGCGCGGTCGCGCTCATCGTCATCGCGCTGGTCGGGCTGTGGCAGGTGGCCGTGACGGCGGGATGGATCAACGGGAAGCTGCTCGGCTCGCCGGAAGGGATCTGGCTCGCCGCGCAGCAAGGATTGAACGGCGGCACGCTCGTGAGCGACACGCTCGTCACGCTCTACGAAACCGTGCTCGGTCTCGTGGTGGGCAGTGGGCTCGGCATCGCGCTCGGGTTGCTGCTGTGGTTCGTGCCGCGCGTTTCCGGCGTGGCCGAAGGATTGTCAGTCATCCTGAACAGTATTCCGAAGATCGCTCTCGGACCGCTGATCGTGATCTGGTTCGGTTCGGACATGACCTCGAAGGTCTGGCTCGCGGGCATTTCCACCTTCGCCGTGGCGATGATCTCCTCGTGCGCCGCCGCGCGCGAAGTCGACAAGGACCTGCTCAACCTGTTCCGCTCGTTCAACGCGAAGCCTTCGATGATCTTCACGAAGCTCATTCTGCCGGGCGCGATGCCGTGGGTGTTCTCCACGCTGCGCGTGAATATCGGTTTCGCGCTGATCGGTGCGGTGGTGGGCGAGTACATCGCATCGCAGGCGGGGTTGGGACACGAAGTGTTCGTCGCGGGGTCGCTGTTCGATCTGAACACCGTGTGGCTCGGCATCATCGTGCTCACGTTGATGGCGACGCTTTTGAGCTGGGTCGTTCAATTCACGGAATCAAAGGTCATTTCATGGAAGGCAAAACGATGA
- a CDS encoding ABC transporter ATP-binding protein: MSLSTQTVASATAAIDTTRASGTDRLKVQQLSHSFRTADGIDVPIFERLDFSVKSGEIVSIVGRSGAGKSTLFNLVSGLIAPQSGQVSVGARADGGAGRIAYMLQKDLLMPWRTVLQNAVLGIELYRKVKPADYERARQMLARYGLASVAGSYPHSLSGGMRQRVALTRTLLVDPTLVLLDEPFSALDYETRLALEDDVMALRAQNGTSVVLVTHDIEEAIAMSDRVILLGGRPARIEDDIDVRLTTHGPRTAVSAREAPEFRTFHSRVWNGLRSHTIQHSGATA; the protein is encoded by the coding sequence ATGAGTCTCTCTACCCAAACCGTTGCGTCCGCAACGGCTGCAATCGATACGACGCGCGCGTCGGGTACGGACCGCCTCAAGGTCCAGCAACTCAGTCATTCGTTTCGGACTGCCGATGGAATCGACGTGCCGATCTTCGAGCGCCTCGATTTCAGCGTGAAGAGCGGCGAGATCGTCTCGATCGTCGGCCGCAGCGGCGCGGGCAAGAGCACGCTGTTCAACCTCGTTTCCGGGCTCATCGCGCCGCAGTCGGGGCAGGTGAGCGTGGGCGCGCGCGCGGACGGCGGCGCGGGCCGCATCGCCTACATGCTGCAAAAGGATCTGCTGATGCCGTGGCGCACGGTGTTGCAAAACGCCGTGCTCGGCATCGAGCTGTATCGCAAGGTCAAACCCGCCGACTACGAGCGTGCGCGGCAAATGCTGGCGCGTTACGGTCTGGCTTCGGTGGCCGGGTCGTATCCGCATTCGCTCTCCGGCGGCATGCGCCAGCGCGTGGCGCTCACGCGCACGCTGCTCGTCGATCCCACGCTCGTGTTGCTCGACGAGCCGTTTTCCGCACTCGACTACGAGACGCGCCTCGCGCTGGAAGACGACGTCATGGCGTTGCGGGCGCAGAACGGCACGAGCGTCGTGCTCGTCACGCACGATATCGAGGAAGCGATCGCCATGAGCGACCGCGTGATTCTGCTGGGCGGCCGCCCGGCGCGTATCGAGGACGACATCGACGTGCGTCTCACCACGCATGGCCCGCGCACGGCGGTATCGGCGCGCGAGGCGCCCGAATTTCGCACCTTCCACTCGCGCGTCTGGAACGGACTGCGCAGCCACACCATCCAGCACTCGGGAGCGACGGCATGA
- a CDS encoding IclR family transcriptional regulator, translating to MERPEPEREARSMQSVQRALRLLETLGELGGSARLSELADAVGSSRSTVHGVLDTLVEMGYVTRERTRYVLGHRLALAAHPARTRADALRRAFAPALRAFNESCGENCFLTVPGGTRAYLTLDALDGEGRALRLPANARRDALTTSAAGKIFLANDTALATRLRGARRISHALDAELATIGAAGYALDVQASERDLNCVALPLRLRGRVVAALSASGPATRLDPAFMRRLAKRSMRDLFNLVKV from the coding sequence GTGGAGAGGCCAGAGCCCGAACGCGAAGCGCGCTCGATGCAGTCGGTGCAACGCGCCCTGCGTCTACTCGAAACGCTCGGCGAGCTTGGCGGTTCGGCGCGCCTGAGCGAGTTGGCCGACGCGGTGGGATCGAGCCGAAGCACCGTGCATGGCGTGCTCGATACGCTCGTGGAGATGGGTTACGTCACACGCGAACGCACGCGTTATGTGCTCGGGCACCGGCTGGCGTTAGCGGCGCACCCGGCGCGTACGCGCGCTGACGCGCTGCGCAGGGCGTTCGCCCCGGCACTGCGCGCGTTCAACGAATCGTGCGGCGAGAACTGCTTTCTCACAGTGCCCGGCGGCACGCGCGCGTATCTCACGCTCGACGCGCTCGATGGCGAAGGCCGCGCGCTGCGACTGCCGGCCAACGCGCGGCGCGATGCGCTCACCACATCGGCGGCCGGCAAGATCTTTCTCGCGAACGATACGGCGCTCGCGACGCGCTTGCGCGGCGCGCGGCGCATTTCGCACGCGCTGGACGCGGAACTGGCAACGATTGGCGCGGCGGGTTATGCGCTCGACGTACAGGCCTCGGAGCGCGATCTGAATTGCGTCGCGCTGCCGTTACGGTTGCGTGGCCGGGTAGTCGCGGCCCTCAGCGCGAGCGGTCCCGCCACGCGGCTCGATCCCGCGTTCATGCGCCGTCTCGCGAAACGCTCGATGCGTGATCTGTTCAACCTGGTCAAAGTCTGA
- a CDS encoding SDR family NAD(P)-dependent oxidoreductase yields MELGLQGAKVLVSGGSRGIGRAIVEAFVKEGARVGFCARGETGVRATEAAVGNDVFGQAVDVTDAAQIEGWVEASAKRLGGIDIIVPNVSALAGGGDLATWRRAFETDLLGTVSFVNAALPHLRRSATAAVVLISSVSGREVDRFGEPYGVLKAALSHYGKTLSARHARDRIRVNTVSPGNVYFADGVWGKIEQDTPETFAECLAANPLGRMARPDEVANATVFLASRAASFVTGTNLLVDGGLTQGVQF; encoded by the coding sequence ATGGAACTCGGTTTGCAAGGGGCGAAGGTGTTGGTCAGCGGTGGCTCGCGCGGCATTGGGCGCGCGATCGTCGAGGCGTTCGTGAAAGAAGGCGCGCGCGTGGGCTTTTGCGCGCGTGGCGAGACCGGTGTGCGCGCAACCGAAGCGGCTGTGGGTAACGACGTGTTCGGGCAGGCCGTGGACGTCACGGACGCCGCGCAAATCGAAGGCTGGGTCGAAGCGAGCGCGAAGCGGCTCGGCGGTATCGACATCATCGTGCCGAACGTGAGCGCGCTCGCGGGCGGCGGCGACCTCGCGACGTGGCGCCGCGCGTTCGAGACGGATCTGCTCGGCACGGTGAGCTTCGTGAACGCCGCGTTGCCGCACCTGCGCCGCTCCGCAACGGCGGCGGTCGTGCTGATCTCGAGCGTGTCCGGTCGCGAGGTGGATCGCTTCGGCGAACCTTACGGTGTGCTTAAAGCCGCGCTCAGTCACTATGGCAAGACACTCTCGGCGCGGCACGCGCGGGACCGTATACGCGTGAACACCGTATCGCCCGGCAATGTGTATTTCGCCGATGGCGTGTGGGGAAAGATCGAGCAGGACACGCCGGAAACCTTTGCCGAGTGCCTGGCGGCGAACCCATTGGGGCGCATGGCCCGGCCCGACGAAGTCGCCAATGCGACGGTATTTCTCGCCAGCCGCGCGGCGAGCTTCGTCACGGGCACCAACCTGCTCGTGGATGGCGGCCTCACGCAAGGCGTGCAGTTCTAG
- a CDS encoding aminotransferase class V-fold PLP-dependent enzyme — MPGLLPDVDPEGLLEYSVVYTDRSINHMSQRFQGVMRDLSTSLKKVYNAKAVAIVPGSGTFGMEAVARQFATGKKCLVIRNGWFSFRWSQIFDMGRIPSESIVLKARPVEAGRQAAYAPPPIEEVVAAIRQHKPDLVFAPHVETASGMMLPDAYLRAVADAVHGVGGMFVLDCIASGTVWVDMEASGVDVLISAPQKGWSASPGCALVMLGALARERIESTTSTSFACDLRKWLQIMEAYEGGGFAYHATMPTDSLATLRDVMKETEAYGFDKVKAEQLELGTRVRALLADRGLRSVAAAGFEAPGVVVSYTDDDGIRTGKKFVDAGVQIAAGVPLQVDEPEDFKTFRIGLFGLDKLNDVEGALARFTRALNRVL; from the coding sequence GTGCCAGGTCTACTTCCCGATGTCGACCCCGAAGGACTTCTCGAATACTCAGTGGTCTACACCGACCGCTCGATCAATCACATGTCGCAGCGCTTTCAAGGCGTCATGCGCGACCTCTCCACCTCGCTGAAAAAAGTCTACAACGCGAAGGCCGTGGCGATCGTGCCGGGCAGCGGGACCTTCGGTATGGAAGCGGTGGCGAGGCAGTTCGCGACCGGCAAAAAATGCCTTGTGATCCGCAACGGCTGGTTCAGCTTCCGCTGGTCGCAGATCTTCGACATGGGCCGCATTCCGTCCGAGTCGATCGTGCTGAAGGCGCGCCCCGTCGAAGCCGGCCGGCAGGCCGCCTACGCGCCGCCGCCTATCGAAGAAGTGGTGGCCGCGATCCGGCAGCACAAGCCCGATCTCGTGTTCGCGCCGCACGTGGAAACCGCTTCGGGAATGATGCTGCCCGACGCGTACCTGCGCGCGGTCGCCGACGCGGTGCACGGCGTGGGCGGCATGTTCGTGCTCGATTGCATCGCCTCGGGCACGGTCTGGGTCGACATGGAAGCCAGTGGCGTGGACGTGCTGATCAGCGCGCCGCAAAAAGGCTGGAGCGCGTCGCCGGGTTGCGCGCTGGTCATGCTCGGGGCGCTCGCGCGCGAGCGTATCGAAAGCACCACGAGCACGAGCTTCGCCTGCGATCTGCGCAAGTGGTTGCAGATCATGGAAGCCTACGAAGGCGGCGGCTTCGCCTATCACGCGACCATGCCCACGGACAGCCTCGCCACGCTGCGCGACGTGATGAAGGAAACCGAGGCCTATGGCTTCGACAAGGTAAAAGCGGAGCAACTCGAACTGGGCACGCGCGTGCGCGCGCTATTGGCGGACCGCGGCCTGCGCAGCGTGGCGGCGGCGGGCTTCGAGGCGCCGGGCGTGGTGGTGAGTTACACGGACGACGACGGCATTCGCACCGGCAAGAAGTTCGTCGATGCGGGCGTGCAGATCGCAGCGGGTGTGCCTTTGCAGGTTGACGAGCCCGAGGACTTCAAGACCTTCCGCATTGGCTTGTTCGGGCTGGACAAGCTGAACGACGTGGAAGGCGCGCTCGCGCGATTCACCCGGGCGCTCAATCGCGTGCTTTGA
- a CDS encoding PX domain-containing protein, with the protein MAAPWQFQIRITVAAGQAEALRAHRPFEGSEALDAVLREGNATLVCQYDAFAGYVSEAQRVGVEQYPLYQWTKATIDNPEKKAKYLKSFTVYVDGEQVYGETRADWLHERLSALVGTAGIESVSRFDTNPANNPQPPART; encoded by the coding sequence ATGGCGGCACCATGGCAATTCCAGATTCGCATCACGGTGGCGGCCGGGCAGGCCGAGGCCTTGCGTGCGCACCGGCCGTTCGAAGGCAGCGAGGCGCTCGACGCGGTCCTGCGCGAGGGCAACGCCACGCTGGTGTGTCAGTACGATGCGTTTGCCGGGTACGTGAGCGAGGCGCAGCGCGTGGGCGTCGAGCAGTATCCGCTGTATCAATGGACGAAAGCTACGATCGACAACCCGGAGAAAAAGGCGAAGTATCTGAAGTCGTTCACGGTGTATGTGGACGGCGAACAGGTGTATGGCGAGACCCGCGCCGACTGGTTGCACGAGCGGCTTTCCGCGCTGGTCGGCACCGCGGGTATCGAAAGCGTGAGCCGGTTCGATACGAATCCGGCCAACAATCCGCAGCCGCCCGCGCGGACCTGA
- a CDS encoding excinuclease ABC subunit UvrA has product MTQSRRRHTAPASPAASFAPTGFVQVRGAREHNLKSVDVDVPRDALVVFTGVSGSGKSSLAFGTLYAEAQRRYFESVAPYARRLIEQVGAPDVDAIEGLPPAVALQQQRGTPGARSSVGSVTTLSSVVRMMYSRTGSYPPDQPMLYAEDFSPNTVQGACPTCHGLGRVYDATEHSMVPDDSLSIRERAIAAWPPAWHGQNLRDILVTLGYDIDTPWRDLPKRDRDWILFTEEQPTVPVYAGFTPKETRAALKRKAEPSYQGTFSGARRYVLHTFASTQSALMKKRVSQYMISSDCPACHGKRLKPEALAVTFAGFDIGELSQLPIARLAALLEPVSRGEWAPEAAANVSAPLAREARRAATARRVAAGGAAHAAAPDVRRTPNLSAEKRMAAQRLAIELLERLGTLIDLGLGYLSLDRATPTLSAGELQRLRLATQLSSQLFGVVYVLDEPSAGLHPADGDALLEALQRLKAAGNSLFVVEHDLGVMRQADWLVDVGPEAGEAGGRVVYSGPPGGLARVSASHTRRYLFADEGVRPARANAARREPRGWLRLAGVTRNNLHDLNAAFPLGCLSVVTGISGSGKSSLVSQALPDLVAERLGRVPEAPDEDDLDPLLAAAPATTDGRIVAGMEAIRRLVRVDQKPIGRTPRSNLATYCGLFDHVRKLFAQTPAARKRRYSAGRFSFNVAQGRCPTCEGEGFVMVELLFLPSVYAACSTCHGSRYNPQTLDIRWRERTIADVLAMTVDSACEFFAGEAPVMRSLEVLRAIGLGYLRLGQPATELSGGEAQRIKLATELQRAQRGDTLYILDEPTTGLHPADTDRLMEQLHGLVDAGNTVILVEHDMRVAAQSDWMIDVGPGAGDEGGRIVAEGVPETVAQVGTSRTAPYLRTALG; this is encoded by the coding sequence TCGGCACCTTGTACGCGGAGGCGCAGCGGCGCTATTTCGAGTCGGTGGCGCCGTACGCGCGGCGTCTGATCGAGCAGGTCGGCGCGCCCGACGTGGACGCCATCGAAGGTCTGCCGCCCGCCGTTGCCTTGCAACAGCAGCGTGGCACGCCGGGCGCGCGCTCTTCGGTGGGCAGCGTGACCACGCTGTCCAGCGTCGTGCGCATGATGTACTCGCGCACGGGCAGCTATCCGCCCGATCAGCCGATGCTGTACGCCGAGGACTTTTCGCCCAACACGGTGCAGGGCGCCTGTCCGACTTGCCACGGCCTGGGCCGCGTGTACGACGCGACCGAGCACTCGATGGTCCCCGACGACTCGCTGAGCATACGCGAGCGTGCGATCGCCGCGTGGCCGCCCGCCTGGCACGGCCAGAATCTGCGCGACATCCTCGTCACGCTGGGCTACGACATCGACACGCCATGGCGTGACCTGCCCAAAAGAGACCGCGACTGGATCCTCTTCACCGAAGAGCAACCCACCGTGCCGGTCTATGCGGGCTTCACGCCGAAGGAGACGCGCGCCGCGCTCAAACGCAAGGCGGAACCCAGCTATCAGGGCACCTTTTCCGGCGCGCGCCGCTACGTGCTGCATACCTTTGCGAGCACGCAGAGCGCGTTGATGAAAAAGCGTGTCTCGCAGTACATGATCAGCAGCGACTGCCCGGCGTGCCACGGCAAACGCCTCAAACCGGAAGCGCTTGCGGTGACGTTCGCGGGATTCGATATCGGCGAACTGTCGCAATTGCCGATCGCGCGGCTCGCGGCCTTGCTCGAACCCGTGTCGCGCGGCGAGTGGGCACCGGAAGCGGCGGCCAACGTCAGTGCTCCGCTGGCCCGCGAAGCGCGCCGCGCGGCCACCGCGCGCCGGGTTGCGGCAGGCGGTGCGGCGCACGCCGCCGCGCCCGACGTGCGCCGCACGCCCAATCTGTCGGCGGAAAAGCGCATGGCCGCGCAGCGGCTCGCCATCGAACTGCTCGAACGGCTCGGCACGCTGATCGATCTGGGGCTCGGCTATCTCTCGCTCGACCGCGCGACGCCCACGCTCTCCGCGGGCGAATTGCAGCGTCTGCGGCTTGCGACCCAGCTGTCGTCGCAGTTGTTCGGCGTGGTGTACGTGCTCGACGAGCCCTCGGCGGGACTGCATCCGGCGGATGGCGACGCGCTGCTCGAAGCGTTGCAGCGCCTGAAGGCGGCCGGTAATTCGCTGTTCGTCGTCGAGCACGATCTGGGCGTCATGCGACAGGCCGATTGGCTTGTCGACGTCGGGCCGGAGGCGGGTGAGGCCGGCGGTCGCGTGGTCTACAGCGGGCCGCCCGGCGGGCTCGCGCGCGTGAGCGCTTCGCATACCCGTCGGTATCTGTTCGCCGACGAAGGCGTGCGCCCGGCGCGCGCCAACGCGGCGCGCCGCGAACCTCGCGGCTGGTTGCGGCTCGCGGGCGTCACGCGCAACAATTTGCATGACCTGAACGCCGCGTTCCCGCTCGGGTGCCTGAGCGTCGTGACCGGCATTTCGGGTTCGGGCAAATCGAGCCTCGTGAGCCAGGCGCTGCCCGACCTCGTGGCGGAGCGGCTCGGCCGCGTGCCCGAGGCGCCTGACGAAGACGACCTCGATCCGCTGCTCGCCGCCGCGCCCGCGACCACCGACGGGCGGATCGTGGCGGGCATGGAGGCGATTCGCCGGTTGGTGCGGGTCGATCAAAAGCCGATCGGCCGCACGCCGCGCTCCAATCTCGCCACCTATTGCGGTTTGTTCGATCACGTGCGCAAGCTGTTCGCGCAGACACCGGCCGCGCGCAAGCGTCGCTACAGCGCCGGGCGTTTTTCGTTCAACGTGGCGCAGGGGCGTTGCCCGACCTGTGAAGGCGAGGGCTTCGTGATGGTCGAACTCCTGTTTTTGCCGAGCGTGTATGCCGCCTGTTCCACCTGCCACGGCAGCCGCTACAACCCGCAAACCCTCGACATCCGCTGGCGCGAGCGCACGATCGCGGACGTGCTCGCGATGACCGTGGATAGCGCCTGCGAGTTCTTCGCGGGCGAGGCGCCGGTGATGCGCTCGCTCGAGGTGCTGCGCGCGATCGGGCTCGGTTATTTGCGGCTTGGACAGCCGGCCACGGAACTCTCGGGCGGCGAGGCGCAGCGCATCAAGCTCGCCACCGAACTGCAGCGCGCACAGCGCGGCGACACGCTTTATATCCTCGACGAGCCGACCACGGGGCTGCATCCCGCCGACACCGACCGTTTGATGGAACAGCTGCATGGTCTCGTCGACGCGGGCAATACGGTCATCCTCGTCGAACACGACATGCGCGTGGCGGCGCAAAGCGACTGGATGATCGACGTGGGGCCGGGCGCGGGCGACGAGGGCGGGCGGATCGTCGCCGAGGGCGTGCCGGAAACGGTCGCGCAGGTGGGGACAAGCCGGACTGCGCCGTATTTGCGCACGGCGCTGGGGTAG